A DNA window from Undibacterium sp. YM2 contains the following coding sequences:
- a CDS encoding YheT family hydrolase, producing the protein MKYLSPRWLPGGHLQTIYPALFINKPHTPLRRERWTTPDNDFVDIDFLDGEPGKPFVVLFHGLEGSSDSHYARAMMAALRERGWSGAIPHFRGCSGELNQAPRFYHSGDAQEIDWIIERLYQQFHHRHDGGKFYAAGVSLGGNALLRWLGESQHHADIVNAACAVSAPLDLAQGGASLSSGFNMIYTRMFLKTLKPKCLQKLNQFPGLFNRDAMLNARDLYEFDNVVTAPLHGYLDTDDYWHRASAKHILNDITVPTLVLNARNDPFLPAQHLPTQAARCVTLDYPDHGGHVGFAAGNVPGHLNWLPQKILHFFEANS; encoded by the coding sequence ATGAAATACCTCTCTCCTCGCTGGTTACCCGGTGGCCATTTACAAACCATTTACCCGGCCTTGTTTATCAACAAGCCGCACACGCCACTACGGCGTGAACGCTGGACCACGCCGGACAATGATTTTGTCGATATCGATTTCCTTGATGGCGAACCCGGCAAACCCTTTGTCGTGCTCTTCCACGGTCTCGAAGGTTCCAGCGACAGCCATTATGCGCGAGCCATGATGGCGGCCTTGCGTGAGCGAGGCTGGTCGGGCGCAATACCGCATTTTCGGGGATGCTCGGGTGAGCTGAATCAGGCACCGCGCTTTTATCACTCTGGTGATGCGCAGGAAATAGACTGGATCATAGAACGCCTGTACCAGCAATTCCATCACCGTCATGACGGCGGCAAGTTTTATGCGGCGGGCGTCTCGCTTGGTGGCAATGCCCTGTTGCGCTGGCTGGGTGAATCGCAACATCATGCCGATATCGTCAATGCAGCCTGCGCAGTTTCTGCCCCGCTCGACCTGGCACAGGGCGGTGCTTCGCTGTCCAGCGGTTTCAATATGATTTACACGCGCATGTTTTTGAAGACACTGAAACCCAAGTGCCTGCAAAAGCTCAACCAGTTCCCTGGCCTGTTCAACCGTGATGCGATGCTCAATGCGCGTGATCTGTACGAGTTCGACAATGTCGTCACTGCCCCGCTGCATGGTTATCTCGATACCGATGATTACTGGCACAGGGCCAGCGCCAAGCATATACTGAATGACATCACGGTGCCGACGCTGGTGCTCAATGCCAGGAATGATCCCTTCCTGCCCGCGCAGCATTTGCCTACCCAGGCCGCCAGATGCGTGACGCTGGATTACCCTGATCATGGCGGCCATGTCGGTTTTGCGGCAGGCAATGTGCCCGGCCATTTGAACTGGCTGCCGCAAAAGATACTGCATTTTTTTGAGGCGAATAGCTGA
- a CDS encoding DUF2946 family protein gives MDEIVKAAMAKWPNVPHCYGWLALDARGNWRMRDERSQALNLQGDPIRNAALLAFITRNYLCNEEGCWYFQNGPQRVYVDLEATPYIANTTVDGSFTLQHGEQAFTPELAFLDPQGRLQLSSGNILAQLDDRDLALCLPWLTLGEQPVSDEALLQWLEDASTPGDLQLRPPGMPGLYVEVQRCEEGQLMREFGFVARPRENSN, from the coding sequence ATGGATGAAATCGTCAAGGCAGCCATGGCCAAGTGGCCGAATGTACCGCATTGCTATGGCTGGCTGGCACTCGATGCGCGCGGCAACTGGCGCATGCGCGACGAGCGCAGCCAGGCCTTGAACCTGCAGGGTGACCCCATACGCAATGCCGCCCTGCTGGCCTTCATCACCCGCAATTATTTATGCAATGAAGAGGGTTGCTGGTATTTTCAGAACGGCCCGCAACGCGTGTATGTCGATCTGGAAGCCACACCTTATATCGCCAACACTACGGTAGATGGCAGCTTTACCCTGCAACATGGTGAACAGGCTTTCACACCCGAACTCGCCTTCCTCGACCCGCAAGGCAGGCTGCAACTCAGCAGCGGCAATATCCTGGCGCAGCTTGACGACCGCGACCTGGCCTTATGCCTGCCCTGGCTGACGCTCGGCGAACAGCCAGTCAGTGATGAAGCACTATTGCAGTGGCTGGAAGACGCCAGCACACCTGGCGACTTGCAATTGCGCCCACCCGGCATGCCTGGTTTATATGTGGAAGTGCAGCGCTGTGAAGAGGGGCAATTGATGCGGGAATTTGGTTTTGTGGCACGCCCCAGGGAAAACAGTAATTAA